The following are from one region of the Paenibacillus sabinae T27 genome:
- a CDS encoding riboflavin synthase, which translates to MFTGLIEEVGTLRGVSSSGEGMVLHINASGIMDDLKIGDSVSVNGVCLTATSLSDHGFTADVMPQTYRNTTLKELKTGSRINLERAMAAGGRFGGHIVQGHADGTGTIKSVKRDQNAVVFEIAPARKSLFKFIIPKGSITIDGISLTVAVASPSSFTVSIIPHTLAQTVLADKRAGDSVNLECDVLGKYVDHLLRYGSSPQNEEDREEAEGSRISTEFLAANGFL; encoded by the coding sequence ATGTTTACTGGACTGATTGAAGAAGTCGGCACGCTGCGGGGCGTTTCCTCGAGCGGAGAAGGCATGGTGCTGCATATCAATGCTTCAGGCATTATGGACGATCTTAAGATCGGCGACAGCGTCTCGGTCAACGGCGTCTGTCTTACGGCAACCTCCCTGAGCGACCACGGCTTTACCGCCGATGTCATGCCTCAGACATACCGCAACACGACGCTTAAGGAACTGAAGACAGGCAGCCGGATCAATCTGGAGCGTGCCATGGCGGCCGGTGGAAGGTTCGGGGGACATATCGTGCAGGGGCATGCGGACGGAACGGGAACGATCAAGAGTGTGAAACGCGATCAGAACGCGGTCGTATTCGAAATCGCGCCGGCCCGAAAGTCGCTGTTCAAGTTCATTATTCCGAAAGGCTCGATCACGATCGACGGTATCAGCCTGACGGTGGCGGTCGCGTCGCCCTCATCATTCACGGTGTCGATTATCCCCCATACGCTCGCCCAAACCGTGCTTGCCGATAAGCGGGCGGGGGACAGCGTGAATCTGGAATGCGACGTGCTGGGCAAGTACGTGGATCATCTCCTCCGGTACGGCTCATCTCCGCAAAACGAAGAAGACAGGGAAGAGGCCGAGGGCTCCCGCATCAGCACCGAATTTTTGGCAGCGAACG